Genomic window (Culex pipiens pallens isolate TS chromosome 3, TS_CPP_V2, whole genome shotgun sequence):
ACGCCTGCCCGCGCGGAAGTCCAGCAACGCTCGCTCGACATCCGACCGCGGTTCCCAGCCCAGCAGCTCAAGCGTTCCGGCAACAACAACAGCCTACAACCGTTACGTGGCTGCAACGACCTCccccaaaatattgaagttccagctgaataaaaaaaaatgactataTCATAATTTATAATGTGATGCttctaaataatttaatttaattgtgtacatttccTCCCTCCTCCtcccctaagagcgtacgtactttatggatgacgccccagggagacgactcctacacctggactgagctaacgacctaactttTTTTTAGGGTAGTCCGGGgcaaacatttacttcccgtccgacggaaggcgtgatcaaacaaatctcgtctcaaaaaatgccaccgggaccttctgggatcgaacccaggccgactgtgTGAGAGGCAACACGCTTACCCCAACATCACGGGTTCCGGTATGAAGAAaccaataatgcaaaatggattATTTATACGTAAAGAAACGATGAACAAagattcatccaaataaaaaatacaatgaagagttgatttgtgaaaatttagcgAATCGCGATTTTGTCATTTATGGCTGTTTTCGGTTATACTGGTATCATTACTCATTTCCAAgccaattttgaaataattattttataataaaatggaTACATCAcaagaaaatttgataaatagcTTAATATCATAAACGATGTATGacatgaaattaattttcaaaaacagaaaagaaatgaaaattttaaggaAAGCAACTATCTGGGACTTCAAACAACgatatttttagcattttttatttgtaagtattttttcatttaccaaagaaaaaaaatgtaaattgttCATAATTATTTTGTCCGTATTGCAAATTGCTGAAGTGAAtgctacagatttttttctaaagtgcAAAGTGCCATTAGTTTTCCATGAAACGTTACTCTAGAATTGATCGCTATTTATTGTAATTATTTGAACAGTTGATTGGTACAACTTATAAAGCAAATGAAcaagcaaaataaaatcaaacaaacagTATGTCAGTTCATGAACTCATAACATCGTTTACTGCTGGCTCACGACTCAGTgtttaattagctttaaataGCTCAAAGAGTCATCTTCGGCGCCCAATTCCGCCTCGAAATCGTGTCAGCAAATTTGCATAACAACGTGCCAAGGTCATCGCGACCACCTTTTTTTATGGAGATGAATTAGTGGTGTCATCCGGTGCCAACCTCCGAAAACTCTGtgctaatttaaataatttattcgtATATGTACAACCTTTCCTAAGTTCAGCTCAATAAATTACTACTAGATAATTGCTCTACAAAACTCTTTTACGCACTAATGTTTACAACTGTCCCAGCTTCAGCTTGAGCTTGTTCGCTGCTTCCTGCTGGTCATCTGCCGGCTTCAACTCTTCAGCCCCGCTACTCTCTTCGGCTGCCATCACCCGCGACAGCAGCTTGCGACCTTCGTCGGAGTCAAGATCAACGAGCCGCACGTTACCGTTGGCTTCCTCAATCAGCACGATGCGTCGAACGACATCGCCGGACTTGATGCTTCCGTCCACTTCGTTCTCGTCCGGACTGACTTCGTTGGTGACGGCCTCCGCTAGGAGTCTCAACTGACGCAGCCGGTTGACGCGGTCCAGCTCCCGGGAGGGCAGTCGACCGGCTCGGCGGGCGTCCATTTCACGGCGGCGTGCCACGCGCTCTTCTTcgagggtttgtttacgttccGCACGTTGCAGTTCGTACTCCCGCTGACGATCGCTGAGGTTGCCGAGGTCCTTCAGGGCGTTGGCGCGACGTTCCTCGATGCGCTGTTGACGTTCGGAACGTCTGCGTTCGAGGGCTTGACGCAGGGCGTCCACGAACTTCAGAATGGTAGAGGGTGCTGTTGAGGCCTCCGGGGCGGGTTTGGTGACATCGGCGATCGTTGTCAGCTCGGAGGTCGTTGTAGTTGATGGTAACGTGGTGTTCCTCCTACGCTGAGCCTCCACCGAACTCAACAGCACTAAAACTGCTACCATCAATGTAAGCTGGAAAGAAATTCACAATGAGTAATCAAATTTCCCCCAAAACAAGATCGCGCTAATACCTTAAACATGTCGATCTTTTTCGGGGTTTCCCTTTCACCAACCGTTTCAATGACGCACCCTCCCAAACTCGCTCAAATCAATTCCGGAAAGCAACGAAACAGACAACACAGCAAACCAATCGATACTGATACCCTTCCAACGGTTGCGCAAACTTTTTATAGCCATCATTATTACACGATTGATCCGCGCGTGCGCCGGCTTCCTTGTTCAGTTGGACTGAGCCAATCAACTGAAGAAGCGACTCCAACGACTGAAGAATGAGAGCAGCCGCGGTGGGCACCTGTTGTTGGCCTAGATCTGAAAGGACTTGCACGGACCGAGTAGGCAAATTAAGTGGGACTTGTTCTGAACAGCGTAGAACGGGGGCGCAAAGTCGGTGTGCTAGTCATGGTTGATTAGCTGGTTTGAGTGGAGGAGAAATTAGGCTTGGTGAACTTGATGTTCGACATGTGTTTTGCTGGTAGAACCACTTTTTCTTGAAGGCATCAAGTTCAAAcataagacaaaaaaataatgatatgtAAGAAACTAAAATTAAACATGAGATCTGAAAtcatttacaataaaaaaatctaaaaacacaGAAACTAAAGAATCAGAAGACACAAAACCATAAATaaacagaaataaataaaaacagaaaagcagaaaaataacaaaaaattaacaaaaacacataaaaaactaaatacaaaataaaaaataataaagaaaccagaaaacaggaaaaacatacaatacaaaaacatttataaaaaactcaaaaacagaaaaacaaaatttaagaaaaatgagAAACCAAGGGTTTCCAGGAAagcctcagactggcaagtaattaataattactttgatttttagctggtaattaggtagttctttaattacttagtaattcatggtaatcagagttattttaagtaattaattggtaattaaagtaatttttgagtaattaaagtaattgctttttttaaattgtacttcttcaacgaaacttttcactttttatatataatctattataacagtattttatttatttaaaataagaatgatacacaaagattaaaaaaagactggttctgtatgtcgaaggccttattcaccatagttctctcctaaaactctcctaaaatgtatttttatcatgttgtttATCGAAGATGACTAACAACAAAAGGCAACGCCATGACATATTACCCagcgaaaaatgttttgtgaacccaaaatctattcatttttattaagtaattataaaaatatgtttttttttgcaggagctacattagaattgattaattttttatgcttttccttctgataggcagtcaaaattatttgaagtttatgtggatcaaatatttaaaaccaaaatgtacctaattatcattgataaaaacaaagatttcaagtgatagccatttaaaaatcataaaaataaaatatgtattttatattttttcataatctgcagaaattgacagtcctgtaatatctctctattaagagctatgtcattttcccgaaaaaaatccaaatatttctgagacaaatgtttcaatgttaaaaatcaaactcagcgAAATCAAAATCGACTAATATTCAGATgcagaaattaaatccaatgtaaatgtcacatttcacattattcgtattttcagtaacggattttttttaatttgcttgagaaaaaaacatgtgaagtaatgtcaaaccaatgtttgaaaaacattttaaaactcaatGTTATTTTGATGACACACatcacacacacaattttcatgaagagccgctgcaaatatttgcaaagcttttttttttggctcgaaaaatcagggggccttttttcaaacaacttctatattttaatggcattcggcttgcaataaactgaaaacaattttaaattattaattaattatattaaaattcatatattgaagtaaagcagtacagtattttttcatcttttgcaattgattgataagggtACGGTTGATTGAAACGTGAAACATAATGGAATTTCGAATCAGATTATGACCAGGTTAAATTGGCCATAAAGcaaatattattgttcatatcaattgagcaacttattttttacctgaaaatggtataattaaatactaatgtcaattttataataaaataaaacaattccaaatttcaaaccaattaactcgctgtaggatattatgtaaacatcacccaaagtttcagcgccctctagtgcggggcatttttgacgtttgatcgcctatagctattttcaataaaaattatacgcgaaattcacaatatccagattggtacaaaaaaacaaacagcataatttttgaaagagctatcgaatgagctatttataaataatttagtttagaaccgtagaaatgaatacttaaatttaaattaaatgtttttattgtagtgaaaaataattaagtaatttatgtaattaatcattttggaccagtaatttgagtaattaattggcagactggcaagtaataaacgcttctggaaacccttgtgaGAAACCAGAAAAACAGACAACAAAAAACCCACTGACAAATATTTAAGCAGAAAACTAAGTACACATATAAAAACAGAATATTAGAGAAAACAGACAAAGAGAAAAAAGTAAGTAAATAATAACGCATTAACAGaataattgaaagaaaaaagaagctagaaaaaacagacaaaaagaaaaaaaaacagaaaaacagaaaaacagaaagacagaaaaacagaaaaacagaaaaacagaaaaacagaaaaacagaaaaacagaaaaacagaaaaacagaaaaacagaaaaacagaaaaacagaaaaacagaaaaacagaaaaacagaaaaacagaaaaacagaaaaacagaaaaacagaaaaacagaaaaacagaaaaacaaaaaaacagaaaaaaaacaagaaaaaacagaaaaactgaaaaacaataaaaaacaataaaaaaaaaaacataaaaaaaacagacaaagGCTTACAGAAAAAATACACGGAAAGAAAAAAACGTCCCTTTTatgaaacagaaaaacagaaaaacagaaaaacagaaaaacagaaaaacagaaaaacagaaaaacagaaaaacagaaaaacagaaaaacagaaaaacagaaaaacagaaaaacagaaaaacagaaaaacagaaaaacagaaaaacagaaaaacagaaaaacagaaaaacagaaaaacagaaaaacagaaaaacagaaaaacagaaaaacagaaaaacagaaaaatagaaaaacaaaaaaaaaacagaaaaatagaaaaacagaaaaacagaaaaacagaaaaacagaaaaacagaaaaacagaaaaacagaaaaacagaaaaacagaaaaacagaaaaacagaaaaacagaaaaacagaaaaatagaaaaacagaaaaacagaaaaacagaaaaaacagaaaaacagaaaaacagaaaaacagaaaaacagaaaaacaaaaaaacagaaaaaaaacaagaaaaacaataaaaaacaataaaaaaaaacataaaaaaaaacagacaaaggcttacagaaaaaatacacggaaagaaaaaaacgtcccttttatgagatttttggtTTTCAGATTTAAACGTCAATTTTTTAGGTGATGTCAcgaattttttcttcaaaaatgtttgagaaaatagccttaaaaactcaaaaattaaaaaattaaaaaaacttaaaaacttaaaaacttaaaaacttaaaaccttaaaaacttaaaaccttaaaaacttaaaaacttaaaaacttaaaaacttaaaaacttaaaaacttaaaaatttaaaaacttaaaaactttaaaactttaaaacttaaaaactttaaaaccgtctgggattgaacccaggccttacTGGGATGAGAGGccaccacgctaaccactacacCACCGAACCCAGTTTTATGGCTGTAATTTGTGAAGTTGGATAAACATGACATAAAGAACCACGGAAATCTGGAAATCCTGCTTTGAGATTCTGTCTTTTCAGtggtttatagatttttttcaaaaataaaattgcatttaACATCTTGTTTGAAAGATTTTCTGGTATTCAGGGAACTAAAGCTCAAATCAATTCACATTTCAATGTGAGTAAGTGGCTTCAgcaagtcttttttttttctatattatcTATGTTAGAATGCAATTGGAAGCCATTCCACCAAGAACATTCGCCGAATGCACTCGTTAACGCTCCATTCTAGTTCACCATTTCCGACAATTTCCCATCGTTCTAATGGACACTAAAGTTCCTCGCGGCTGGCGGGGTTTCGCTCTCATTCATTCCGAGTTCAAACTTGGTCTTCGGCATTAATTGATTGGTAGCCGTTCGGCCAAGAATGGTCAGAACCAATTGGTTGTATAAATGCACTTGCCTAAGGGTGAAGAATTATTATCAGTTTGCTAGCGCTCGAAGGGATCGCACAACTTGTTCAAGAATGTTGAAACTTGCGTTGATTTTGGCGTTGGCACTGGCAATGGTACAGAGTTCCCCAATAAGTGGCGAGAAACAAATTTTACGCTATGAAAATACTATTCTTCATAAAGATTCTAGCGCAAAGTTGGTACAACAAGTTGATCGCTCTGTTGGCgtcgagaagaagaagaagctgaCCGAGTTGTTGGACGAGATCAACTCCTACCCGGAGTACGAGTTTGCGTACGGCGTGCGCGATCCCAAGACCGGTGATCACAAGGATCAGTGGGAGAAACGGGTTGGAGATCACGTGCAGGGAGTGTACATGTTTGAAGAGTCGGACGGAACCCAGCGGATCGTGGAGTACGAAGCGGATGACAAGCAGGGATTCCACGCCAAGGTGACCAACGTGGGCCACAAACATGCGGATTTGGAGGGCGTGGTGAAGTCGAAGGCCGGTGGAGTTGCAACCAGCTACAACATGGTGAACAAGAAGCTAAACTGATCTGAAATAAAATCGTTGAAAAACGGCTTCCATGCAGAGAGTTCAATTAACTTGAAAGTCCTAGCTCCTAGAGTTGGCAAGTTGTCCCCGCCGGGAGTCGTTGCATGCATGGTCCTCTGCCTTAGAAGTCAAGTCTAATTACCATGGGTCTAGAAGGGGCCCAAAATCAGGTTGATTGGAGCATGTAATGACCCGGACTGGGCCGTTGCGTGCTAGCACTGAACCGAGCTTGAGATATATCGAGCGACGATGGCACGTGGTGATAAGTGAAAGGAATACCGCCAGCATTGATTGGTCGTACGTAGCTTATGGCGATACAAGTTGAGTTTGTTTTTGCCTGAAATTGGGCCTAATTATGCTAATGATTGAATGTGATTGTGTGTGTCTGGAAAGAACGAATCGTGGGTTCGATAAATATGTGAAGTTTCATTGCTcgttctttatattttttgtctttttactTAATGTGTTTCATCAGTacttcaaactttaaatttctcTCTCTTACAACAAACATTCCACAACTGCCTTTTAACTGAATCTAACCAACCCTTCAAAGTCTGATTTAAGAGTGGCAATTCCCATCGTGTTAACCGTCATCACCACCCATTTTCGACAGATCGTCGCACCATAAATCATGAACCCACCTCGGCAAAGATTCGTCTTGCCTCCTCAGCGGTGGCACTGCAGCAATGCTCGACTGAACCAAATTTAAAGCAGCTCGGAATGTAGTTGGTACTGCAATCGACACCGACTTGGAGTCTAAACTTTGTATTCACTAGAAACTTCACTGGGTTTGACTTTAATTATCACAACCAGCATACCTGCCATCAGTAACAACCCGGCAGGGGGTTTTACAAGTTCGACTCATTAGAAAATCTGCAACGTCGCTCCCGCTGAGCTGGTAGGCGTATTTGTTCAGCGTGTTATCGGCACGTCGTCAGTTGGGCATAAACTTCAATTAACGCTAGATTAAAACATTCATCACTTTGGCGCGGCCGCATTTGCATGGTGGAATGAGTTTCTGATCGGCGGTTAATTGAGTAATATGGCGtacatgaatgaaaaaaaaatgaaccaaCCTCTTATTCCATGTTATGtcaagaaaaaatcatttttggactCAGAATTGATGTTAGAGTTGACAGTTCTTAAAACGACATACATACGTCTAGATAGCATGATCCCGTAGAATTTATGAAAAGCGGAAGACATGTTTAAATTCTAGGTTCATTTAATCTGACTTAGAATGACAGTTGTTACTGCACTGTCTTTCGAAAAGTTTTAGTCGTCGTTTGAATGGAATATTGAGTAATATGTCCATGAGTTGAGTCAATTCAGCGTTTAAATCAAAGCAACTTTGAGAAATTGAACTTTTCGATACATGTgctaaaaatattacaattcgattctgttatttttggtacaaaaacaGGCCcctcatcgatttttttttggataagaTGAAATGAGG
Coding sequences:
- the LOC120421626 gene encoding uncharacterized protein LOC120421626 — encoded protein: MVAVLVLLSSVEAQRRRNTTLPSTTTTSELTTIADVTKPAPEASTAPSTILKFVDALRQALERRRSERQQRIEERRANALKDLGNLSDRQREYELQRAERKQTLEEERVARRREMDARRAGRLPSRELDRVNRLRQLRLLAEAVTNEVSPDENEVDGSIKSGDVVRRIVLIEEANGNVRLVDLDSDEGRKLLSRVMAAEESSGAEELKPADDQQEAANKLKLKLGQL
- the LOC120421668 gene encoding cuticle protein 19.8-like: MVQSSPISGEKQILRYENTILHKDSSAKLVQQVDRSVGVEKKKKLTELLDEINSYPEYEFAYGVRDPKTGDHKDQWEKRVGDHVQGVYMFEESDGTQRIVEYEADDKQGFHAKVTNVGHKHADLEGVVKSKAGGVATSYNMVNKKLN